In the Epinephelus lanceolatus isolate andai-2023 chromosome 6, ASM4190304v1, whole genome shotgun sequence genome, one interval contains:
- the LOC117253971 gene encoding vacuolar protein sorting-associated protein 4B-like → MAGGNLQKAIDLATKAATEDKAKNYEEALRCYESAVQYFLHVIKYEVKGDRAAQSIRAKCGEYLDRAEKLKEYLEKKEKAPPAKPVKESGDKGDESDGEDSEKKKFQNQLSGAIVMEKPNIKWDDVAGLEGAKEALKEAVILPIKFPHLFQGKRTPWRGILLFGPPGTGKSYLAKAVATEANNSTFFSISSSDLVSKWLGESEKLVKNLFSLARENKPSIIFIDEIDSLCGSRSENESEAARRIKTEFLVQMQGVGNDNEGILVLGATNIPWTLDSAIRRRFEKRIYIPLPEEHARSFMFKLHLGSTPNELTEADFITLGKKTEGYSGADISIIVRDALMQPVRKVQSATHFKKVRGSLWNNPDVVVDDLLTPCSPGEPNAIEMTWVDVPGDKLLEPVVSMPDMLRSLANTKPTVNEQDLDKLKKFTEDFGQEG, encoded by the exons ATGGCTGGAGGTAATTTACAG AAAGCTATAGATCTCGCCACCAAAGCTGCAACAGAGGACAAAGCCAAAAACTACGAAGAGGCCCTCAGATGTTACGAGAGTGCAGTGCAGTACTTCCTCCACGTCATCAAGT ATGAGGTCAAGGGTGACCGGGCGGCGCAGAGCATCAGAGCCAAGTGTGGCGAGTACCTGGACAGAGCCGAGAAGCTGAAGGAATATCTGGAGAAAAAGGAGAAGGCTCCTCCGGCCAAACCCGTCAAAGAGTCTGGTGATAAAGG GGATGAAAGCGATGGGGAGGACTCGGAGAAAAAGAAGTTCCAAAATCAACTCTCAG GTGCCATCGTCATGGAAAAGCCAAACATTAAGTGGGACGATGTAGCTGGACTTGAGGGTGCTAAAGAAGCCTtgaaagaggctgtgatccTGCCCATTAAATTCCCCCATCTGTTCCAAG GAAAGCGAACTCCTTGGCGGGGGATCCTTCTGTTCGGACCTCCAGGAACAGGGAAGTCCTATCTGGCCAAGGCAGTGGCCACAGAAGCCAACAACTCCACCttcttctccatctcctcctccgaCCTCGTGTCCAAGTGGTTGGGCGAAAGTGAAAA gCTGGTGAAGAACCTGTTCAGTTTAGCCCGAGAAAACAAGCCATCGATCATTTTCATCGATGAGATCGACTCCCTCTGCGGCTCCAGGAGCGAGAACGAGAGTGAAGCAGCGCGCAGAATCAAGACAGAGTTCCTCGTCCAGATGCAAG GTGTTGGAAATGATAATGAGGGAATCCTGGTCCTCGGAGCCACAAACATACCATGGACACTGGACTCAGCGATCAGGAGAAG GTTTGAAAAGCGAATCTACATTCCTCTGCCCGAGGAGCATGCTCGCTCCTTCATGTTCAAACTGCACCTGGGCTCCACCCCCAACGAACTGACAGAGGCGGACTTCATCACTCTGGGCAAGAAGACAGAGGGCTACTCCGGGGCGGACATTAGTATTATCGTTAGGGACGCCCTCATGCAGCCTGTCAGGAAGGTTCAGTCAGCCACTCACTTCAAAAAG GTTCGTGGGTCTTTATGGAACAATCCCGATGTTGTGGTGGACGACCTCCTGACTCCGTGCTCGCCCGGTGAGCCCAACGCCATAGAGATGACGTGGGTGGACGTTCCTGGGGATAAACTTCTAGAGCCAGTCGTGTCCATG CCTGACATGCTGAGGTCACTGGCaaacaccaagccgacggtgaACGAGCAGGACTTGGACAAGCTGAAGAAGTTTACCGAGGATTTTGGTCAAGAAGGCTAA